One Spiroplasma endosymbiont of Dioctria linearis DNA segment encodes these proteins:
- a CDS encoding ABC transporter permease — MIDPFKNNLIENAKVTIEQNYNKDINFLENYKLKIINKRLDNIFNISYIVNNNVIAQEEKIKKFYKEYNQIIEELEIQLQDKIIEQVEFEKLCKESLEKFNSYYHNKIEKINAKIKKYREKNENLINLKKKNYKLKNKVFTELIDKKILKVNIKKNKKIEKLILPNNKIIVELENKLIKKKKNKLLISKEYQTIVDINEDLKNGKIGQIKFNQQMEILNPQLDNRITKIENTQTFKIRKFNKSVKLTNTNSHWRREKIKEGFITLLNQSKLVLLILIISIVAGLSNPYFFTERTWVNLLTNNLDLLLVAFGMTLIILTGGIDLSVGSVLAFSGAITIKLLEANLTIFLAIIIGLLAACLFGFIAGFLISFVKLQPFIVTLVLMLSLRGATALLLESKATALPQDTLQWITQPVIGKMPWSFFIGLIIFVMLFILMKWYQYGRYVYAVGGNEKAAYLSGIKTNFIKTSVYVFSGALVYCGTLIYISKLNSISPTSGNQLELDAIACVALGGTSLLGGKGGISKTLIGWFVTCVLNTAMNMIGIDSYWQMIVKGVIILIAVVSDKQFNIVSKMERIYLNFRFKLYGG; from the coding sequence GTGATTGATCCTTTTAAAAACAATTTAATAGAAAATGCAAAAGTTACTATTGAACAAAATTATAATAAGGATATAAATTTTTTAGAGAATTATAAATTAAAAATTATTAATAAAAGGTTAGACAATATATTTAATATATCTTATATTGTTAATAATAATGTAATAGCTCAGGAAGAAAAAATAAAAAAATTTTATAAAGAATATAATCAAATAATTGAAGAGCTTGAAATACAGTTACAAGATAAAATAATTGAGCAAGTTGAATTTGAGAAACTATGTAAAGAAAGTTTAGAAAAGTTCAATAGCTATTATCATAATAAAATTGAAAAAATAAATGCTAAGATAAAAAAATATAGGGAGAAAAATGAGAATTTAATTAATCTTAAAAAAAAGAATTATAAATTAAAAAATAAGGTTTTTACTGAATTAATTGATAAAAAAATATTAAAGGTAAATATTAAAAAAAATAAAAAAATAGAAAAATTAATTTTACCTAATAATAAAATTATTGTAGAACTTGAAAATAAGTTAATTAAAAAGAAGAAGAATAAACTACTAATTAGTAAGGAGTATCAAACTATTGTTGATATTAACGAGGACTTAAAAAATGGAAAAATTGGTCAGATTAAATTCAATCAACAAATGGAAATATTAAATCCTCAATTAGATAATAGAATTACTAAAATTGAAAATACTCAAACTTTTAAAATTAGAAAATTTAATAAGTCTGTAAAACTAACCAACACAAATAGTCATTGAAGAAGAGAAAAAATAAAAGAAGGTTTTATTACTTTATTAAATCAGTCAAAATTAGTACTTTTAATATTAATTATTTCTATTGTAGCAGGTTTATCAAATCCTTATTTTTTTACAGAAAGAACTTGAGTGAACTTACTAACAAACAATTTAGATTTACTATTGGTAGCTTTTGGTATGACTTTAATTATATTAACGGGAGGGATTGATCTTTCCGTTGGATCAGTTTTAGCTTTTTCAGGGGCGATTACTATTAAGCTATTAGAGGCAAACTTAACTATTTTTTTAGCCATAATTATTGGTCTACTAGCTGCTTGCTTATTTGGATTTATTGCAGGTTTCTTAATTAGTTTTGTAAAGTTACAACCTTTTATTGTAACTTTAGTATTAATGCTTTCATTACGTGGTGCAACAGCTTTATTATTAGAATCAAAAGCAACTGCATTGCCACAAGATACTTTACAGTGAATTACTCAACCAGTAATTGGCAAAATGCCCTGAAGTTTTTTCATAGGATTAATAATATTTGTAATGCTTTTTATCCTAATGAAATGATATCAATATGGAAGATATGTTTATGCAGTTGGGGGTAACGAAAAGGCTGCATATTTATCAGGTATTAAGACAAATTTTATTAAGACTAGTGTCTATGTTTTTTCAGGAGCCCTAGTTTATTGTGGAACGTTGATTTATATTAGTAAATTAAATTCAATCTCACCTACATCTGGAAATCAACTTGAACTAGATGCTATAGCATGTGTTGCTCTTGGGGGAACATCTCTATTAGGTGGTAAAGGTGGAATATCCAAAACTTTAATCGGATGATTTGTAACTTGTGTTTTAAATACAGCTATGAATATGATTGGTATTGATAGTTATTGACAAATGATTGTTAAGGGAGTGATTATTTTAATAGCAGTAGTATCAGACAAACAATTTAATATTGTATCAAAAATGGAAAGAATATATTTAAACTTTAGATTTAAATTATATGGAGGATAA
- a CDS encoding lipoprotein has protein sequence MKKLLTILAATSLFATSSISVVACGGNVGKGGEDDTLPNANFELDKKNIDIYSNEVGYINITNWSILNSKSKPSVFTYSEDGIVQVTKSLKGDQLVITPLSQKVGSVKITVASEVHSVEITVEVKKIEQESKFKLEKNSLSMKTSSSSYIKITNWDALEESAKPDKFEFENEGLASASLDSANKRIKIETKSQVANNLKLIVTSKDNSHFEEVLITIEASKFNLAQEGLILNIAAGNMHNGLIDSSIAVGKEGFTITDEAIINGFNTMNNSNIDQEELEIDREGEGTTEGNNGIGTSVIIRAKANSEVVEGETLLLLNQNIDPNEYFANKNLGEIRLFAGAYNRLPEVLESKDVISLGAIIFEQVGAKNTQLEYVKANFIQNLGEAGKAIMQNAKTTATTFQITNMPTLGGIFKEGINVEFTYKFVLEDRITLFESLPENKKVLVDADKLNDKSKSAQRGAKEQIYNQLSEKFKNEISLNHFIEFTNIIFDTYEVISPGIISTSIPVDFKFDVLPGSDKLYAHDGAAWNGYINASGLAGTATGGGNLEKYEDNKKFDEKYTAGMGGFTIGGSTSGNFYQGHNIMELNQKLTTPIEYQTVKEKETNSLNFSLKNMKSEYKVTVQSSDSSVASVNLIENGNYQYVIELTGKKKTGGFLGSKEPTISIKVNGFTTHTFKVKVN, from the coding sequence ATGAAAAAATTATTGACAATATTAGCTGCAACAAGTTTGTTTGCAACTTCATCAATATCAGTTGTAGCATGTGGGGGAAATGTTGGTAAAGGTGGCGAAGACGATACTCTTCCAAATGCAAATTTTGAATTAGATAAAAAAAATATTGATATTTATAGTAATGAAGTTGGTTATATAAATATAACTAACTGAAGTATTTTAAATAGTAAATCAAAACCAAGTGTATTTACTTATAGTGAAGATGGTATAGTTCAGGTTACAAAAAGTTTAAAAGGGGATCAGCTTGTAATTACACCATTATCACAAAAAGTTGGTTCGGTAAAAATAACAGTAGCTTCTGAAGTTCATTCAGTTGAAATAACAGTAGAGGTCAAAAAAATAGAGCAAGAATCAAAATTTAAGTTAGAAAAAAACTCTTTGAGTATGAAAACATCCTCATCAAGTTACATTAAAATTACCAATTGAGATGCTCTAGAAGAAAGTGCGAAACCAGATAAATTTGAATTTGAAAATGAAGGATTGGCAAGTGCCTCTTTAGATAGTGCAAATAAAAGAATTAAAATAGAAACAAAATCACAAGTGGCTAATAATTTAAAATTAATAGTCACTTCAAAAGATAATAGTCATTTTGAGGAAGTTCTAATTACTATTGAAGCTTCAAAATTTAATTTAGCTCAAGAAGGTTTAATTTTAAATATAGCTGCAGGAAATATGCATAATGGTTTAATTGATTCAAGTATTGCTGTAGGAAAAGAAGGTTTCACAATAACTGATGAAGCCATTATTAATGGATTTAATACTATGAACAACTCAAATATAGACCAAGAAGAGTTAGAAATTGATAGAGAAGGAGAAGGTACTACAGAGGGTAATAATGGAATTGGAACTTCTGTAATTATAAGAGCAAAAGCAAATAGTGAAGTTGTAGAAGGCGAAACACTTTTATTACTTAATCAAAATATTGATCCAAATGAGTATTTTGCAAATAAAAATTTGGGAGAAATTAGATTATTTGCAGGAGCTTATAATAGACTACCTGAAGTATTAGAGTCAAAAGATGTTATAAGTTTAGGAGCAATTATTTTCGAACAAGTTGGTGCAAAAAACACTCAACTAGAATATGTAAAAGCGAACTTTATACAAAATCTTGGAGAAGCTGGTAAAGCAATTATGCAAAATGCCAAAACTACAGCAACTACTTTCCAAATTACAAATATGCCAACTCTTGGAGGAATATTTAAAGAGGGTATAAATGTAGAATTTACATATAAATTTGTATTAGAAGATAGAATAACATTATTTGAATCTTTACCAGAAAATAAAAAAGTACTTGTGGATGCAGATAAATTGAATGATAAATCTAAATCAGCTCAAAGAGGAGCTAAGGAGCAAATTTATAATCAGTTAAGTGAAAAATTTAAAAATGAGATTAGTTTAAATCACTTTATTGAATTTACAAATATAATTTTTGATACCTATGAAGTTATATCTCCTGGAATAATTTCAACTAGTATTCCAGTAGACTTTAAATTTGATGTATTACCTGGTTCAGATAAATTATATGCTCATGATGGTGCTGCATGAAATGGTTATATTAATGCCAGCGGATTGGCAGGTACTGCAACTGGTGGGGGTAATTTAGAAAAATATGAAGACAATAAAAAGTTTGATGAAAAATATACAGCAGGAATGGGTGGATTTACTATTGGTGGATCTACTAGTGGGAATTTTTATCAAGGGCATAATATTATGGAGTTAAATCAGAAATTAACTACTCCAATTGAATATCAAACAGTTAAGGAAAAAGAAACTAATAGTTTAAACTTTAGTTTGAAAAATATGAAATCTGAATATAAAGTTACAGTCCAATCAAGTGATTCAAGTGTAGCGTCTGTAAACTTAATAGAGAATGGAAATTATCAATATGTTATTGAACTTACAGGGAAGAAAAAAACTGGTGGTTTTTTAGGATCAAAAGAACCTACTATTAGTATTAAAGTTAATGGATTTACAACACATACATTTAAAGTAAAAGTAAACTAA
- a CDS encoding family 1 glycosylhydrolase, whose product MLIAENGFRYQDKFINQTVKDDYRMEYLKSHILEMKESNNDGAEVIDFVLELLLI is encoded by the coding sequence ATACTTATAGCAGAGAATGGATTTAGATATCAAGATAAATTTATAAATCAAACAGTTAAAGACGATTATAGAATGGAGTATTTAAAAAGTCATATTTTAGAGATGAAAGAATCTAATAATGATGGTGCAGAAGTAATAGATTTTGTTCTTGAGCTCCTATTGATTTAA
- the rplM gene encoding 50S ribosomal protein L13: MKQTTLIKTADIAKKWYVVDATGATLGRLSTQIAMVLRGKNKPTFTPHINNGDHVIVINAEKIVLSGKKENDKNYYHHSMHPGGLKSRNVATQRKLFPERIIERAVRLMLPKNVQGGNQYRALHVYAGNEHPHQAQNPEILVVQSKKGDSK, from the coding sequence ATGAAACAAACTACACTTATTAAAACAGCAGATATTGCTAAAAAATGATATGTAGTTGACGCAACTGGAGCAACTTTAGGTAGATTATCTACTCAAATTGCTATGGTTCTAAGAGGAAAAAATAAACCTACATTTACACCCCATATTAACAATGGTGATCATGTAATTGTAATTAATGCTGAAAAAATAGTTTTATCAGGTAAAAAAGAAAATGATAAAAACTATTACCATCACTCAATGCACCCAGGGGGATTAAAATCTAGAAACGTTGCAACACAACGTAAATTATTCCCTGAAAGAATTATTGAGCGCGCAGTAAGATTAATGTTACCTAAAAATGTTCAAGGTGGAAATCAATACCGTGCATTACACGTTTATGCAGGTAATGAACATCCACACCAGGCACAAAATCCAGAAATTTTAGTAGTTCAATCAAAAAAAGGAGATAGTAAATAA
- a CDS encoding ABC transporter permease, protein MRNQKPFFKNSFKNLLRNKIQLITIIVLVFLTSFVFTLSYSSTSRVERSYENFISEKNSNIHDLVIDLSNASYINDFEKDLFSKNISNSEVRDNLLITYLQNKLGDSNLDFEFDRVESRITTLSSNKTLKVFALNPEQKVDKLVVSKGMSIDTWKKYTQATNINTKRWVYINEQFATANNIKINDIIRLQDDNYGTSILVKDSEKREVDFNLYEKIDINSWIHNTEYANENWFQVVGFGSSADFSTPIINEAKPLPNTKQEGLVYIDPSHLGLKNIYYQSVYSENEFNLSNYESQKIWYTDSEIKNEEIISASSNLDKEVSFVLKFKNNKDIKNSTILINEYLTNLDKAKEIELYAGYENTINRDIPIAISRGDIKYKFSNRTQMLLLTIKSYKTFSYIIMLVTLSIGIVMLVIMLNNQIKKSFGQSGVLLSLGYKKSSLIWANGLYPLVISITGGLLGYILGMSMQELVIGLTNNFFSIKMEVFSLSWESIVITVFGMFIFLEIVTLITYFYMFDKYTPLQMINFESRSSTNKFKLAIKKTLTKGRKFDGRFKGAILSGSILKLLSVFSVMLVSSSLITIGAIMPNVLHENKDKTYLINGFDNQIEYQNPIYNSPTSFYKTYNPYSTMKEDLNESKNVFDMFLQNNVSEKIYNPSIDVGSLNDMTYKSIDIDYLKNDNLTIELEDMPQDVKNNFYKTVIFNLWSDLKNFNLDKYWSKQAIIEILASDSKSKDNIEDLEKIRQFYLKYKNAMGLDNKRKGYIISNGTRLDNRGGPAEVGKPMISEADYYAAFGRSFTFTQVDVTSIGQIKNDEPFEKSLYDYIDKENWTEKRLATIVPIYNWIIAYFFNNLQQAFLQGIYNDSPALIKKTIEEEYKKEDGNFNVTFGLIPYDDKKEDLGIYLNGYLKNQSLKLYGIKEDNKTQILQDSNKKDLKQELFKTNDSILINQSLAKRLKLKVGDKVNISHIMTALSYEQNLLDIESWDSSSMSATSKEDDYTSSKNLYTTSMLTDDGRGWKNSLISSEIDKRVYKSNIDFSSPSLVGANAMSKNIASGKVSTKNFEKDFEYTISGVVDQYGNNKAWINNESAKVISNYNKTEELLFRLFIKEWSNPKNPDAQISKLVNWIKENEKQSDNLMLLQDFKKFTSQPENKMYAKLFESQYPLFNYKSSFDSSFTDISKGVSTQQKYGDYSMIGLNGGSDNITSYTGHSTSSIENALKVDEALKVINRINSTVDMIIYFVVFITIFLSAIIILLTINLVISENAKIIAVMKILGYKEWYISKLFIGIYIPVAIISSFIGFGVAWAIILLVVKALSVSLVLPLSFHFWYIIPGVLGTWLLYSISNALSWTSLKKVSMLLAVQGG, encoded by the coding sequence ATGAGAAATCAAAAACCATTTTTTAAAAATTCTTTTAAAAACTTATTAAGAAATAAAATTCAATTAATTACAATTATTGTTCTAGTCTTTTTAACATCTTTTGTATTTACTTTATCTTATTCTTCTACTAGTAGAGTTGAAAGATCTTATGAGAATTTTATTTCTGAAAAAAATAGTAACATCCATGACTTAGTAATTGATTTATCAAATGCTTCATATATTAATGATTTTGAAAAAGATTTGTTTAGTAAAAATATTTCAAATTCTGAGGTTAGAGATAATTTATTAATAACATATTTACAAAATAAATTAGGAGACTCAAATTTGGATTTTGAATTTGATAGAGTTGAGTCGAGAATTACAACTTTATCTTCAAATAAGACATTAAAAGTTTTTGCCCTGAATCCAGAACAAAAAGTTGATAAGCTTGTAGTTAGTAAAGGAATGAGTATTGATACTTGAAAAAAATATACTCAAGCAACTAATATAAATACAAAGAGATGAGTATATATTAATGAACAATTTGCAACTGCAAATAATATAAAAATAAATGACATAATTAGATTACAAGATGATAACTATGGAACAAGCATTTTAGTAAAAGATAGTGAAAAAAGAGAAGTTGATTTCAATCTTTATGAAAAAATAGATATTAACTCTTGAATTCATAACACTGAATATGCTAATGAAAATTGATTTCAGGTTGTTGGTTTTGGTTCAAGTGCTGATTTCTCAACTCCAATAATTAATGAAGCAAAGCCTTTACCAAACACAAAACAAGAAGGTCTTGTATATATTGATCCATCACATTTAGGTCTTAAAAATATTTATTATCAGAGTGTATACTCTGAAAACGAATTTAATCTTTCAAATTATGAAAGTCAAAAAATTTGATATACAGATAGCGAAATAAAAAATGAAGAGATAATATCAGCTTCTTCAAATTTAGATAAAGAAGTTAGTTTTGTTTTAAAATTTAAAAATAATAAAGATATTAAAAACTCAACTATTTTAATTAATGAGTATCTAACTAACTTAGATAAAGCAAAAGAGATTGAATTATATGCTGGATATGAAAATACTATAAATAGAGACATACCAATAGCAATTTCAAGGGGAGATATTAAATACAAATTTAGTAATAGAACACAAATGCTACTTTTAACAATTAAGTCCTATAAGACTTTTAGTTATATTATTATGTTAGTAACTTTATCTATTGGAATTGTTATGCTAGTAATAATGTTAAATAATCAAATAAAAAAATCGTTTGGTCAATCTGGAGTTTTATTATCTTTAGGATATAAAAAATCCTCTTTAATTTGAGCAAATGGACTTTACCCCTTAGTTATTTCTATTACTGGAGGATTACTAGGTTATATTCTTGGAATGAGTATGCAAGAATTAGTAATTGGTTTAACAAATAACTTCTTCTCAATAAAAATGGAAGTATTTAGTCTTTCTTGAGAATCAATAGTTATTACTGTATTTGGAATGTTTATATTCTTGGAAATAGTTACTCTAATTACTTATTTCTATATGTTTGATAAATATACACCTTTGCAAATGATAAATTTTGAAAGTAGAAGCTCTACAAATAAATTTAAACTAGCTATTAAAAAAACTTTAACAAAGGGTAGAAAATTTGATGGTAGATTTAAAGGAGCAATCTTATCGGGTTCAATTTTAAAATTACTTTCAGTATTTTCTGTAATGTTAGTTTCTTCAAGTTTAATTACAATAGGAGCTATCATGCCAAATGTTTTACATGAGAATAAGGATAAAACATATTTAATTAATGGTTTTGATAATCAGATTGAATATCAAAATCCTATCTATAATTCTCCAACAAGTTTTTATAAGACATATAATCCTTATAGCACAATGAAAGAAGATTTAAATGAGTCTAAAAATGTTTTTGATATGTTTTTACAAAATAATGTATCAGAAAAAATATATAACCCATCAATTGATGTTGGATCATTAAATGATATGACATATAAATCAATTGATATTGATTATTTGAAAAATGATAACTTAACAATTGAGTTAGAAGATATGCCACAAGATGTAAAAAATAATTTTTATAAAACAGTTATATTTAATCTTTGATCAGATTTAAAAAATTTCAACTTAGATAAATATTGAAGTAAGCAAGCTATAATAGAAATTTTAGCAAGTGATTCAAAGTCAAAAGACAATATAGAAGATTTAGAAAAAATAAGACAATTTTATTTAAAATATAAAAACGCGATGGGTTTAGATAATAAAAGAAAGGGTTATATTATTTCTAATGGAACAAGGTTGGATAATAGAGGAGGACCTGCAGAAGTAGGCAAACCTATGATTAGTGAAGCTGATTATTACGCTGCTTTTGGAAGAAGTTTTACTTTTACTCAAGTTGATGTTACTTCAATAGGGCAAATAAAAAATGATGAACCTTTTGAAAAATCTCTTTATGATTATATTGATAAAGAGAACTGAACTGAAAAAAGATTAGCAACTATTGTTCCAATTTATAATTGAATAATAGCTTACTTTTTTAATAATTTACAGCAAGCATTTTTGCAAGGAATTTATAATGATTCCCCAGCTTTAATTAAAAAAACTATTGAAGAAGAATATAAAAAAGAAGATGGAAATTTTAATGTTACTTTTGGATTAATTCCTTATGATGACAAAAAAGAAGATTTAGGAATATATTTAAATGGTTATTTAAAAAATCAAAGTCTTAAATTGTATGGAATTAAAGAAGATAATAAAACTCAAATTTTACAAGATAGTAACAAAAAAGATTTAAAACAAGAGTTATTTAAGACTAATGATTCAATCTTAATTAATCAATCGCTTGCCAAAAGATTGAAACTAAAAGTTGGTGATAAAGTAAACATAAGTCATATAATGACAGCTTTAAGTTATGAACAAAATTTATTAGATATAGAGAGTTGAGATTCATCTTCTATGAGTGCTACTTCAAAAGAAGATGATTATACTTCGTCTAAAAATTTATATACTACTTCAATGTTAACTGATGATGGAAGAGGATGAAAGAACTCTTTAATTAGTTCTGAAATTGATAAACGAGTATATAAATCAAATATTGATTTTAGTAGTCCTAGTTTAGTAGGAGCAAATGCTATGTCAAAAAATATTGCTAGTGGAAAAGTATCAACCAAAAATTTTGAAAAAGATTTTGAATATACAATATCAGGAGTTGTTGATCAATATGGTAATAATAAAGCATGAATTAATAATGAGAGTGCAAAAGTAATTTCAAATTATAATAAGACAGAAGAATTGCTTTTTAGATTGTTTATAAAGGAATGAAGTAATCCTAAAAATCCAGATGCACAAATAAGTAAATTAGTAAATTGAATTAAAGAAAATGAAAAGCAAAGCGATAATTTAATGCTACTTCAAGACTTTAAAAAATTTACATCTCAACCAGAAAATAAAATGTATGCAAAACTATTTGAGTCCCAATATCCTTTGTTTAATTATAAAAGCTCTTTTGATAGTAGTTTTACTGATATTTCAAAAGGGGTTTCAACACAACAAAAGTATGGTGATTATTCAATGATTGGTTTAAATGGAGGTAGTGACAATATTACTTCTTATACTGGCCATTCAACTAGTTCTATTGAAAATGCTTTAAAAGTAGATGAAGCTTTAAAAGTTATAAATAGAATTAATAGTACAGTTGATATGATAATTTATTTTGTTGTATTTATCACAATTTTTCTAAGTGCAATTATTATCTTGTTAACAATAAATCTAGTAATTTCAGAGAATGCCAAAATAATAGCAGTAATGAAAATATTAGGATATAAAGAGTGATACATTAGTAAATTGTTTATAGGTATCTACATACCAGTTGCAATTATTAGTTCCTTTATCGGTTTTGGAGTTGCTTGGGCAATAATTTTATTAGTAGTTAAGGCTCTTTCAGTTAGTTTAGTTTTACCATTAAGTTTTCATTTTTGATATATTATTCCAGGAGTTTTAGGAACTTGACTATTATATTCTATAAGTAATGCTTTAAGTTGAACTTCACTTAAAAAAGTTAGTATGTTGTTAGCTGTTCAAGGAGGATAA
- a CDS encoding sugar ABC transporter substrate-binding protein, producing MKKLLAILGSTAIASSTTLAVVACGDSKGVIQLIIPEDPNAFWQDLLDTANKYVSTNDEYKNKYKVKWTSSQQDSSKELTNTKNAVDAGALAIIMAQNNPTQRQAAKYVIQNNIPLVAVNIPFANDLKDGEKPNFQVYQDAEEASKKMGNEIFDLLTKNGVIANENNKLKVFEIWGDPSTPTAQGRHKGFADTSQYDYSWFKGDNTAPINGEGVNGMYLETTANKLVSDNITEITKKADIIYAHSDSMARGALAALNKSEEGKKWLTPEYDEKTGEIKKLGGVIVGYDYDSISVNQISNWKEKPTENIFATIHMSSSELAKKSMTKAIQEIENNNSNKEKNSMEKIDVNVIFPDYFKKA from the coding sequence ATGAAAAAATTACTAGCCATATTAGGTTCAACTGCAATAGCAAGTTCAACTACTTTAGCAGTTGTAGCTTGTGGAGATTCAAAAGGAGTTATTCAATTAATTATTCCAGAAGATCCAAATGCTTTTTGACAAGATTTATTAGATACAGCTAATAAATATGTATCAACAAATGATGAGTACAAAAATAAATATAAAGTAAAATGAACATCTTCACAACAAGATTCAAGTAAAGAGTTAACTAATACAAAAAATGCTGTAGATGCAGGAGCATTAGCAATAATAATGGCACAAAATAATCCTACTCAAAGACAAGCTGCTAAATATGTAATTCAAAACAATATTCCTTTAGTAGCAGTAAATATCCCATTTGCAAATGATTTAAAAGATGGAGAAAAACCAAATTTTCAAGTATATCAAGATGCTGAAGAAGCTTCAAAAAAAATGGGAAATGAGATTTTTGACTTATTGACTAAAAATGGTGTAATAGCAAATGAAAATAATAAACTAAAAGTCTTTGAAATTTGAGGGGATCCATCAACTCCAACTGCACAAGGAAGACATAAGGGATTTGCCGATACAAGTCAATATGATTATTCATGATTTAAGGGAGATAATACTGCTCCTATTAATGGTGAAGGTGTCAACGGAATGTATTTGGAAACAACAGCAAATAAATTGGTTTCAGATAATATAACTGAAATTACAAAAAAGGCAGATATAATTTATGCTCACTCAGATTCTATGGCAAGAGGAGCATTAGCTGCTTTAAATAAAAGTGAGGAAGGTAAAAAATGATTAACTCCAGAATATGATGAAAAAACTGGAGAAATTAAAAAACTAGGAGGGGTAATTGTTGGATATGATTATGATTCAATTTCAGTTAATCAAATCTCAAATTGAAAAGAAAAACCAACAGAAAATATCTTTGCTACAATTCATATGTCATCTTCAGAATTAGCTAAAAAATCTATGACAAAAGCTATTCAAGAGATTGAAAACAATAATTCCAATAAGGAAAAAAATAGTATGGAAAAAATTGATGTCAATGTAATATTCCCAGACTACTTTAAAAAGGCTTAG
- the rpsI gene encoding 30S ribosomal protein S9: MAAKKEVVMYRGTGRRKSSVAQVILTPGQGEIIVNGKPALEFFPYPTLVQDMEQPLDATGTKSDFSIKITVKGGGFTGQAGAARLGIARALLEASKDYKPELRGNGLLTRDARVKERKKYGLYGARRAPQFSKR, from the coding sequence ATGGCAGCAAAAAAAGAAGTTGTTATGTATAGAGGAACTGGAAGAAGAAAATCTTCTGTTGCTCAAGTTATACTAACTCCCGGTCAAGGTGAGATTATAGTTAATGGAAAACCAGCTTTAGAGTTTTTCCCATATCCAACATTAGTTCAAGATATGGAACAACCTTTAGATGCTACAGGTACAAAATCAGATTTTTCAATCAAAATTACTGTTAAAGGTGGAGGATTTACTGGTCAAGCTGGTGCAGCTCGTTTAGGGATTGCAAGAGCTTTATTAGAGGCAAGCAAAGATTACAAACCAGAGTTAAGAGGAAATGGTTTATTAACACGTGATGCTCGTGTGAAAGAACGTAAAAAATACGGACTTTATGGAGCACGTAGAGCACCACAATTCTCAAAACGTTAA
- a CDS encoding L-lactate dehydrogenase — translation MIKNKKIVLVGCGAVGTSFIYSAVNQGIAQEYVLIDVFKDAAEGNEMDIADAQAVLPISFNSIKAGNYSDCKDADIIVITAGRPQKPGETRLEMVADNAKIMKEIAEEIKKSGFNGITLIASNPVDVLTYVYKTVTGYDSSKVISSGTTLDSARLRRLLATKFDVMPNSVEAYLLGEHGDSSVAVWSKATVMGKTVQEYIDEGSITQKDLSEIKDEATHLAYKIIEKKRATYYGVGVCLAIIVKAILKNEKKMLLVGVHLNGEYENEDIYTSVPCIIGRNGIEKIIKWKLTNNEQDLFNKSCEQLKEVFNTAKQAIA, via the coding sequence ATGATAAAAAATAAAAAAATAGTATTAGTAGGTTGTGGAGCTGTTGGAACAAGTTTTATTTACTCAGCTGTAAACCAAGGAATTGCACAAGAATATGTATTAATAGATGTTTTTAAAGATGCAGCAGAAGGAAATGAAATGGATATTGCAGATGCGCAGGCGGTTTTACCTATATCATTTAATTCAATAAAAGCAGGAAATTATTCAGATTGTAAAGATGCAGACATTATTGTGATTACTGCTGGTAGACCACAAAAACCTGGTGAAACTAGATTAGAGATGGTTGCAGATAATGCAAAAATTATGAAAGAAATTGCTGAAGAAATTAAGAAGTCTGGATTTAATGGAATTACATTAATAGCTTCAAACCCAGTTGATGTTTTAACATATGTATATAAAACAGTTACTGGATATGATAGTTCAAAAGTTATTTCATCAGGAACAACTTTAGATTCAGCAAGATTGAGAAGACTATTAGCAACTAAATTTGATGTAATGCCAAATAGTGTTGAAGCTTATTTATTAGGAGAACATGGGGATTCAAGTGTTGCTGTTTGAAGTAAAGCTACTGTAATGGGAAAAACAGTTCAAGAGTATATAGATGAAGGTAGCATCACTCAAAAGGATCTTTCAGAGATAAAAGATGAAGCTACACATTTAGCCTATAAAATTATTGAGAAAAAAAGAGCTACATATTATGGGGTAGGAGTTTGCTTGGCTATAATTGTAAAAGCAATTCTTAAAAATGAAAAGAAAATGCTTTTAGTAGGAGTTCATTTAAATGGCGAATATGAAAATGAGGATATCTATACAAGTGTTCCTTGTATCATTGGAAGAAATGGAATTGAAAAAATTATTAAATGAAAACTTACAAATAATGAACAAGACCTATTTAATAAATCTTGTGAGCAATTAAAGGAAGTATTTAATACAGCAAAGCAAGCAATAGCATAG